GTGTGTAAGCACCGAGCAGATTAGTAATCATGGGGGAGCCGAACACAAGCCAAGCTTATTTCAACCATCCTGGGAGCGAGGAGGgagacagactgagagacagacagagagaggggagacagagagacagacagacagacagacagactgagagagaaagagagagagagagagactactgaAGAGGTGCAGTGCTGAGAGCTTTGCTGTAGCCGCAGCAATGAGTCAGAAGTGAGTCAGAGCCTTAGTGGGGCGAATGCACGGCTAAGCTCACcgctataacacacacacacacacagccagcacacacacacacagccactaatGTCTCCTCCACACAAGCCTGCACCTCCGTCCCTTTAGGTACCTGCCAGTACGCTGGAGCCGCCCTGCTTTCTTGATCTTTACTTCCTGCTGGTCGACTTTAGTCAGCAGCGCTCAGGTGGCACAGATGAGCACGAGCACTGCTTGGGCTCACCGTTAATTACCTGCTGATAATTCCCACGCAGGAAGTCTCATTTGATCTCTGCTAAATAATGGAAGTCCTTAATGACACGGCTTGCCTTTGTGGGCTCTTCTAAGTGTGATTAAAAGGGCCCTGCTTCTGCATGAGCAGtaatgtgaaaatgaaacagTATTTACATACAACTATCTACATCCATGCTGATGAGGGGTGGACTACTGGGTTGTGACACACATGATTCGAAAGGTGACCATAACATGAAATGTATACCACAAGGGTCTCACACAAATACGTTCCCCACGTTCAACACACGTGCGAACAGGCTTCAGTCGGCTTACCATTGAGCTCGCCCAGCTCCAGGCTCTCCCCCAGCTGTTCCAGTAGCTGGGCCCTCGCCGCGTTCTTCTTGTGCTTCTTGCCGTCGTAGTGCTGCTGCGCCATGCTGGGGTTGTTGAACCAGGCCTTGCACAGCTGGCAGTAGCGGTGGGACACACGGCCCTGTCTGGAGGGCACCGACGCGGGCATCTCCCCTGCCGCCACCTGCCCCGTGCTGGCCGTCAGCTCTGCGGAGaaacacacaggagagaaagagagagagagtgggatgaagagagagagaaatgacctCTGAGGAGAGGGGTCAAGATAGTCCGAGACACCACTCTCTACACAATTGAAATGCTGATAGAATAGCTTCTTTGGTCATGTTGGGGTTAAAGAGTTTGAATTTGTTGTTAgatgcacatgtgcacatggATATAATGAAAACATGCATCTGGATCAGTGATGAGGTCCAGGCTGCGTGATAACCTCTGTGATGAGGCATTGCTCCCCAGTGGAGAAGTCCCCTGATATTGGCAATCAATATTTGCATGACTGCTTAAAAAGAGCAATCTAGTGGGCCAATATAGATAGTATGACAGAGACCATGAATAAAAGATGCCAAAAGGTTCCGGATAGGAGGGGATAATTGCACCAGGATGTTTTTCCTGGCAATTTACCTCACCTGTCAGAGCTTGTCAAAGGCTAGACGCATGGGTCTAAAAGCCTTTTGTAAATTTGGGCATTTTCTGGTCCACGGAACACAAATTAGACCTACAGTACGTCTCCTTGGGGGCCTGCATTTAATGAGCAGCAGTGGGAGCGATGTGACTCTAATGTGATGAATAGGCCACACTAGCGGTCACATGAGGCAATCCGTCTGCAGTCATCAGGTACAGGGTGCCCATACGCCCCATACGTTTGGGCTTCTCATTTCTGAGACACAGACAAGCTCGCCTGGCATTATTCACTTTAATTACCGCAAACCCCTGCCAGTACAAAAGACATCAAATGTTAACAATGGCCTCGGTTGCCTCATAAATGTGATAGATTGAGTGACAGACATTAACTGCGGCATCAGATGAAGGCAGAAATAAGGGATGAGTCACTCGCTTCATTTTGTTGTGTCGTGGAAAATCTTTGAGGGAAAGAACACTGGATTGCCAAGAATGTGCACTCGTCTCGTTGAGCTTATTAATTACACTCAAATGAAAATCACCAGCCATTGTGACACTCATTTCTGCATGATAGAAAAAGGGCGGCTTGTACAAATTCCTCATCCCCTCTTTGTCATCGCCGTTTAAATGGATTTTGAAGGGAACAGCTGTTCTAATCAGAAGTGCATTTGCCGTTTTTTCCCACACAAAAGGCCCAACAGCATACTGGACCCCTCTCAGGAGCTTTCAATTTACTAATACACTTCACAAGTGTATATACAACAACCAGGGGTCCAGATGGTCCTCTTCAAAGCACTGTGAGCTTTTAACAAAAGCATTTATAAGCCTTTAGCAATACCTAAACTGTCTGGAAACTTTGTTTATAATGAACATCAGGGATCCTTATAACAGGCAACCAGAGAGAAGTTTCACAAGGATTCATTTTGCTAATGAAAGTTGTAGAAAAGAAACCCTATGGGAAAATGTTGTCTATATTACATGCATGAAATGGCATGTAACTTCCCCACATATTATGTTTTCTTTCATAGCTGTCCAATGAACTCAGGCAATCAATCAGCCAGAAGATAGCATTTGTGCATGTGGCATGTATAATGGTTTTATGTGGCGACACCTTTTGTAGTTTCTGTTGGAACACATGGGGTCTTGTtcatctttgttttgttttttttttcagcaaaaGCTCACAAACAGTGACACCTGCTGCAGCAAGATCTGAAATATGCATATCGTTTGGAATAACTACCAGGCGGTCAACGCTTTGTGAAACAAGTGAGCAGATTTTGAGACCAGACTTCACACAGCGAGAGGCGAGAGGACAAATCTGTCTGAGGGAGTCCTCAGCAGGAGGTCTGTGAGCTTgggcaaggagagagagagaggagagagagagagagagagagagagagagagagagagagagagaaagagagaaagagagagagagtgagaaagaaagagagaaagagagcctgATCTAATTACATCATCAAGAGCCATATTTTCCCTTCCCTTTACCTCATTTTTGGTAATGATAAATGCATGTTTAATACAGTGTTATTCACTTCTTACTTACAAATTATCTTAAAGAAAACTGCCAAGATTATGGAGTCCCAATCTCtgccacagagagaaagaaagagagagagaaagagagcaagggagagagagagagagagagaaattacagttctgaataaaaaaacacataaatcaCACTGTCCTTCTGTCCATCCCTCGTTCACTGCTGGACACTATGTCTGTGAGTGGCCAGAGTGTTAAACCGCTATCTGCTTCTACACTGCCAGCCCCCTGGCAGCTGTATACACAACGAGTCCAAGACTGGGTGCAAATACATCATAGGACTTTGCCAGGCCCATGCAAGCTATGCCAAGGTCAGCTCGCCAGCAAAAACAGTTCTGAGACCTCCAAATAATAGCCACTACGAGGACACAAATCAAACCCAACGAGTCGCCGCCACAGTAAAAACAAAATTGAAAGACAATGTTTTCAGGTTAAGGCCAGTGCACCTCCAGAGTTGCACAGTGTCGGCAGAAACATCAGCTGTGACGGATTGATAATGCTCCTGGCTCAAAGATTCAGGTCCGGTATCGGCCAAAGTACACATAACAAACAAATATTTCACTTCAGAACCCCGACCCGGCGAGCAGAGTGGCAAAGCGGGAAAATAAATGTGCCCGTGGCTCTTTTGTATGTTGGTATGCAGCTTTGACTGATAATCTCTCCTCTGAAAGAGCACAGAAGTTAGAAGAACATTCTAATCCTTCTATTACCTTGAGATAACTCTGTCCAAGTTCTCGGTCTGTGCCCTAGACTTGGCTGTAGCAAGAGTCAATGTTCCAGCCAATGCCACAGcggctatttatttcatttctacATCTCAGATgaagtgagaaagagacagcacTGTTAATGCAGTCTGCTGGCCGCTTCCCACATTGTAAGACTAAGCTTCATTGCACACAGGGAATGCATCTCATTTTTaagaagagataaagagaaaatacTCTCTTTTGACATTAATCTTTACTTAATCCAACCAACctttattgttatttaatttCTTATTCATACACTGGTGAGAAATATCTCTTTGAGCCTTTTCAGCAAAAACATATAAAAGTTAATAGAGAGGATAAGCAGAAGGCTATGGTTAAATCTCAAAGCCAATTGAAGTAGCAGTAGGCAAGTATCACAGTATTCAAAAAGACTTATTTTGAGATATGAAAACAATAATACTTAATATTTAATGTTCTACAAACTGCCATGGCCCTTTAAGAGAGCAGAGTAAGGATGGTCAGAGAACATCAAACATTTCATGTTCCTCTTCACAGACTTGACCACAAAggactgcacgcacacacacacacacacacacacacacacacacacacacacacacacacgtatacacgtacacacgcacacacatgcacgcatgcgcaTACaccgtacgcacgcacacacatacatgcacacccacacacacacacacacacacacacacacacacacacacacacacacacacctacaaagaTGATGACCATACTCTTAGCTCATGGTGACCCATCAGTGCACTCTGGGTCCTGGGCCTGTGTTGCTGCCCTACTGCTCCCTTCACAGCCCCCGGAGGCCTCcagcccgctctctctctctctcctgctctcaccCGGTCATTCCTTCCTTTTGGGGTCAATTCTGACCGCGGGCCATCCTGCCCGTGAACACTGAtgcgtgctggtgtgtgtgtgtgtgtgtgtgtgtgactcaacGGTGCGACGGCCTGGACCGAGCCTGTTACCTAAACCCGGCCATATATCTCCACCACTGGGACGTGGTGAGAGTGCACAGATACCCTGCGTTTGCACAGGATGAGCAAGTGAGCTTGAAATATTTAAAAGGGCTTCCCACCAATATGCTTCCCTTCTGTTTATAATGACTAGGGATGAATTTGTAGTGTGTTTACTCTTGCTAAAAatctaactaactaactacagtgcctataaaagtATTCAGCCctatgctaaagttgactaaaaagaggaattaaaaaattatcttttgaaaatggatcttaatgccttaattaaaaaaattaggaaaaatccaacctttaaggacaccaattttctttgtgaatgaataatgtatcgtaaataaataaatgttcttcattaaaatacagggtgcataagtattcatacccctatgttaaaccTATGTTGAATTCCCaaagaggcaggcagatttttatttttaaaggccagttatttaatAGAtgcaggatactatgcatcctgataaagttcccttggcctttggaattaaaatagtcccacatcatcacatacccttcaccatacctaccgattggcatggtgtgtattttagttagcctactgtattagctggtttgatttgcattgagctcaatgagcatcaagcAGCCAGGTATAGTGGTCACACTGAGTTGCTTCAAGGTGTCATGTAGCCAGATAATATGCACCCAATCTTCACTTGAAGAAAGTTATCAGTATGCACCTTTAATAAGACCCTTCTTGCATCACAAAACAAGAATCCCCTTGAGCGGTGCCATATTGCCAGTGATTGCATAGTCAGTgtgtacatacagacacagccATGTGAGAGAGCTCCACTGATCTCCTCTTCCAGCCTGACAGAGTCTCTCCTGTGCAGCCCAACCTGGATCAGAGGGCTGAGAGGAGCTGGAGTGGAGCTGGGTATTAAAGTGGAGCCTGCAGTCATGTGTCCTCACATGCGCCTCTCTCGGGTGAGTGAGCATCAGGTGTGCAGTCAGGGCCACTCTGTCAGAAAGCTCTGCATCTGGGCCTCTcggtccccacacacacacacacacacacacacacacacacacacacacacacacacaacacacacacacacacacacacacacacacacacacacacacatatacacacagagccTCTTCCACTGCTCCAGCCTTAGTCTCCGACCGAGACGAAAGAGACGAGATGAGCTCAGAGACTCAGTGTTCAAAGTGGGGGCTCAGGGGGGAGAACAAGTCCAGTGCGACTCTACTTAAACCCACAGATTGATCTCCCTGTCAAGACTATCTCAttcctttccttttctttctttctttctttctttctttctttctttctctctctcttgctttctctctctcactctctgccttgtgtgtctgtgtgtgagctcagAGTTAGAGGAACTAATAATCCTACCTTTGGAGGTGATGGCTGGGGGCTCCCTGTCAGActatctttccttctttctcttttctttcttctctttctttctttctttcctctctccatttcattctttcactctcactctctactttatgtgtctgtgtgtgagctgacGGTTCGAGGAGGAATCTTACCTTTGGAGGTGATGGCTGGTGGCTCCCCTAGGAGTAGTCTTAGCCTCTTGGCGTGGATCTTGCCCTGGTAGTGGGACTGTGCCACCACGGCAGAAGTGAAGGACATGTTGCAGAGTGTACAGCACTTGTTCTTATCCACATCACCCTCTTCACTGCCCTACAGGAGCATgtataaacacaaaaaaacacatacacacatacacacaacataaaacacaagtaCAACCAatcaca
The Alosa alosa isolate M-15738 ecotype Scorff River chromosome 12, AALO_Geno_1.1, whole genome shotgun sequence DNA segment above includes these coding regions:
- the LOC125304110 gene encoding zinc finger matrin-type protein 4-like isoform X2; amino-acid sequence: MKSTEVDQALFTDTYCKVCSAQLISDSQRVAHYESRKHANKVRLYYMLHPVDGGCPAKKLRTEGSEEGDVDKNKCCTLCNMSFTSAVVAQSHYQGKIHAKRLRLLLGEPPAITSKELTASTGQVAAGEMPASVPSRQGRVSHRYCQLCKAWFNNPSMAQQHYDGKKHKKNAARAQLLEQLGESLELGELNGLKRSHTCDVCHVTLNSVAQYHAHLQGSKHQNNLKNQ